Proteins encoded by one window of Lycium barbarum isolate Lr01 chromosome 11, ASM1917538v2, whole genome shotgun sequence:
- the LOC132616711 gene encoding uncharacterized protein LOC132616711 yields the protein MRHEGKVSITKLIYQVMHTLIQFMKVRRRNFRYAPYNWSVIVEALQRYSPKIRVTPVTWRTPDIGWIKVNTDGASRGNSGRSSWAFCVRDERGDVIQAQAREIEDLQSTNTEAEALAILQALRYLKDSQWDQIRIETDSLLLKNSIQRTWEIPWQIITMVEEIWRISEEKVVVIEHIYREGNKLVDHLANLALDTGDIQFNSFHDMESHCKRIVNSDKLQLPCLRIRSC from the coding sequence atgagacatgaagggaaggtgtcaatcacaaaactcatttaccaggtgatgcatactttgattcaattcatgaaggtgagaaggagaaattttaggtatgcaccatataattggagtgtgattgttgaggcattacagagatattctccaaagataagagtaacaccagtgacttggagaactccagatattggatggataaaagtcaatactgatggagcctcaagaggaaactcaggtaggagttcatgggccttttgtgtaagggatgaaaggggagatgtgatacaagcacaggccagagaaatagaggatcttcaaagcaccaacaccgaggcagaggccctagccattttacaggctctcaggtatttaaaagacagtcaatgggatcaaataaggatagagacagattcacttttgctgaagaactctattcaaaggacatgggaaattccttggcaaatcattactatggtggaagaaatttggagaataagtgaggaaaaagtggtggtgatagagcatatttatagggaaggaaacaaattagtagatcacttggctaatttagctttggacacaggggacatacaattcaattcctttcatgacatggagagccactgtaaaagaattgtgaacagtgacaaattacagctgccctgtctaagaattagatcatgttaa
- the LOC132616709 gene encoding UDP-glycosyltransferase 71K1-like: MSKLELVFVPAPAVGHLVSTCKFAEKLFDRDERLCITILIIRPPPPWDVSIDAYIKRSSSAPEGRRIRYITLPQAEPPPAEELAKSIENYFSLLIANYRPIVKEAIISNKWPDSNPKIIGLVIDMFCSAMIDVAKEIDIPSYLFFTSGAGFLGFLLYLSVWHEKVGREFNRSDAHLKIASYAHPVPSKVLPTFAFSKEGYDSFREHGVRFKETKGILINTVAEFESHAVNSLVSDPELPPVYTVGFLNDLEGQKGKGNSKTEDEEIMKWLDKQPPSSVLFLCFGSAGIFEPPQLIEMAIALERCGVRFLWSIRRPVDAEPSKFEEIFPEGFLERTKNRGIVCGWAPQVDILAHGATGAFVSHCGWNSIVESVWHGVPIVTWPLYAEQHINAFQLVNDLEIAVELTLDYRMLESDHSESVKAQEMEKAIRCIMDSENPMRKKVKYMEEICRKALMEGGSSFNSMGRFVETILDS; the protein is encoded by the coding sequence ATGAGCAAATTAGAGCTGGTGTTTGTGCCTGCCCCAGCCGTTGGTCACCTTGTTTCGACATGCAAGTTTGCAGAAAAGTTGTTTGATAGAGATGAAAGGTTATGTATAACAATTCTGATCATAAGGCCACCCCCACCATGGGATGTCAGCATAGATGCCTACATCAAACGAAGCTCCTCTGCTCCGGAGGGCAGACGAATTCGATATATCACGCTTCCTCAAGCCGAACCGCCACCTGCAGAAGAACTAGCCAAGTCCATTGAGAACTATTTCTCTCTATTAATAGCAAATTATCGACCCATCGTCAAGGAAGCAATTATCAGCAACAAGTGGCCTGATTCGAACCCGAAAATTATTGGCCTAGTCATTGATATGTTTTGTAGTGCAATGATTGATGTAGCAAAAGAAATTGACATTCCTTCCTATCTTTTCTTCACTTCTGGTGCAGGTTTTCTTGGTTTCTTGTTATACCTGTCCGTTTGGCATGAAAAAGTTGGGAGAGAATTTAACAGATCTGATGCTCATTTAAAGATAGCATCCTATGCTCATCCAGTACCCTCAAAAGTATTGCCTACTTTTGCATTCAGCAAGGAAGGTTACGACTCATTTCGCGAACATGGTGTCAGGTTCAAGGAAACTAAAGGAATTCTCATCAACACAGTTGCGGAATTCGAAAGCCATGCTGTAAATAGCTTAGTATCTGATCCTGAATTACCTCCAGTTTACACGGTAGGATTTCTTAATGACCTTGAGGGACAAAAAGGTAAGGGAAATTCCAAGACTGAAGATGAAGAAATCATGAAATGGCTAGACAAGCAGCCACCTTCATCTGTTCTTTTTCTGTGCTTTGGAAGCGCGGGTATTTTTGAGCCACCACAGCTAATCGAGATGGCAATTGCACTCGAACGATGTGGGGTTAGATTCTTGTGGTCAATACGCCGTCCTGTGGATGCTGAACCTTCAAAATTTGAGGAGATATTCCCAGAAGGGTTCTTGGAGAGGACAAAAAATAGAGGAATAGTATGTGGATGGGCACCCCAAGTCGATATCTTGGCTCACGGGGCAACTGGAGCATTCGTATCTCATTGTGGGTGGAATTCGATTGTAGAGAGTGTATGGCATGGAGTTCCAATTGTGACATGGCCCCTTTATGCAGAACAACATATCAATGCGTTTCAATTGGTGAATGATCTTGAGATAGCAGTTGAGTTGACATTGGATTACAGGATGCTCGAAAGTGATCATAGTGAAAGTGTGAAGGCACAGGAGATGGAGAAAGCTATAAGATGCATAATGGACAGCGAAAATCCCATGAGGAAGAAAGTCAAATATATGGAAGAGATTTGCAGGAAGGCGCTGATGGAGGGTGGATCTTCTTTCAATTCTATGGGACGATTTGTTGAAACTATTCTTGATTCCTAG